A single genomic interval of Flavobacteriales bacterium harbors:
- a CDS encoding TIGR00730 family Rossman fold protein — MPPQDPKHIDLRFLEGPRSRWREFRSVVSILREFIRGFRKLHFVGPCVTFFGSARFQEDHPYYEAARELARRIGRVGFSIMTGGGPGIMEAANRGARDVGARSIGCNIVLPHEQKANPYLDVSLTFERFFVRKVLLVKYSICFVVMPGGAGTVDELFETITLIQTGKVKDFPILLYGRDYWGPLLAQIDRMVAEGTIGRKELEFVFVADSVEEATDLLQDRLVVMWQQARKRQDAPKWWFLEERVNGRRA, encoded by the coding sequence ATGCCCCCCCAGGACCCCAAGCACATCGACCTGCGCTTTCTGGAGGGACCGCGCTCGCGGTGGCGGGAGTTCAGGAGCGTGGTCTCGATCCTGCGCGAGTTCATCCGCGGCTTCCGCAAGCTGCACTTCGTGGGGCCCTGCGTCACCTTCTTCGGCAGCGCCCGCTTCCAGGAGGATCATCCCTACTACGAGGCGGCCCGCGAACTGGCCCGGCGCATCGGGCGTGTGGGCTTCAGCATCATGACCGGCGGGGGGCCCGGCATCATGGAGGCCGCGAACCGGGGTGCCCGCGATGTGGGGGCCCGCAGCATCGGCTGCAACATCGTGCTGCCCCACGAACAGAAGGCCAACCCCTATCTCGATGTCAGCCTCACCTTCGAACGCTTCTTCGTGCGCAAGGTGCTGCTGGTGAAGTACAGCATCTGCTTCGTGGTGATGCCCGGGGGCGCCGGCACGGTCGATGAGCTCTTCGAGACCATCACCCTCATCCAGACCGGCAAGGTGAAGGACTTCCCCATCCTGCTCTACGGCCGCGACTACTGGGGGCCCCTGCTGGCCCAGATCGACCGCATGGTGGCGGAGGGGACCATCGGCCGCAAGGAACTCGAGTTCGTCTTCGTGGCCGACAGTGTGGAGGAGGCCACCGACCTGCTCCAGGACCGGTTGGTGGTGATGTGGCAACAGGCCAGGAAACGGCAGGACGCCCCCAAGTGGTGGTTCCTGGAGGAGCGGGTGAACGGCCGTCGCGCCTGA
- a CDS encoding efflux RND transporter periplasmic adaptor subunit has translation MGPAVALRGTRDHGLPLFPLAVRRSVAHASLLLLIGCVPLLVGCGGHAEHRAHEGHAQGRYPATTPLFTDTVVQKDYVCQVHSIQHIEVRALEKGYLQDILVDEGQLVREGQVMFRIRPVLYQAEVQRAQAEAEFARIEYRNTQVLADSNVVSPNELALARARYDKALAELNAAQAHLGFTEITAPFAGIVGRFHVRKGSLLDEGELLTELSDNSEMWVYFNVPESEYLEYRKRSLAGTGTKVGLLMANGERFDQEGEITAIESDFNNTTGNIAFRATFRNPQGLLRHGETGNILMDSRLKGVLLIPQKATFEVLDHRYVFKLEEDGTLRTTRIEVGPELQHLFVVEKGLTKDDRFLLEGLRKVKDGDKLECELLAPDSVVKHLDLYAE, from the coding sequence ATGGGCCCAGCTGTCGCCCTTCGGGGAACCCGGGACCACGGGCTCCCCCTGTTCCCTCTCGCTGTGCGGCGGTCGGTCGCGCACGCCTCCCTCCTGCTGCTGATCGGTTGCGTTCCGCTCCTGGTGGGATGCGGAGGTCATGCGGAGCATCGAGCGCACGAGGGGCACGCGCAGGGCCGCTATCCGGCCACCACCCCCTTGTTCACGGATACGGTGGTCCAGAAGGACTACGTGTGCCAGGTCCATTCCATCCAGCACATCGAGGTGAGGGCACTGGAGAAGGGTTACCTGCAGGACATCCTGGTGGACGAGGGCCAGTTGGTGCGGGAGGGTCAGGTGATGTTCCGGATCAGGCCGGTGCTGTACCAGGCCGAGGTGCAACGGGCCCAGGCGGAGGCCGAGTTCGCCCGCATCGAGTACCGCAACACGCAGGTGCTGGCGGACAGCAACGTGGTATCACCCAATGAGCTGGCCCTGGCCAGGGCCCGGTACGACAAGGCGCTGGCCGAGCTGAACGCGGCCCAGGCGCATCTCGGCTTCACGGAGATCACCGCACCCTTCGCCGGCATCGTAGGTCGATTCCATGTGAGGAAGGGCAGTTTGCTGGATGAAGGCGAGCTGCTCACGGAGCTCTCGGACAACAGTGAGATGTGGGTCTACTTCAACGTGCCGGAGTCCGAGTACCTGGAGTACAGGAAGCGCTCCCTGGCCGGCACCGGCACGAAGGTGGGCCTGTTGATGGCCAATGGCGAGCGCTTCGATCAGGAGGGCGAGATCACCGCCATCGAGAGCGACTTCAACAACACCACGGGCAACATCGCCTTCCGGGCCACCTTCCGCAACCCGCAGGGATTGCTGCGGCACGGGGAGACGGGCAACATCCTGATGGACTCCCGGCTGAAGGGCGTGCTGCTCATCCCGCAGAAGGCCACCTTCGAAGTGCTTGACCACCGCTACGTGTTCAAGCTGGAGGAGGACGGCACGCTGCGCACCACGCGGATCGAGGTGGGGCCGGAACTGCAGCACCTCTTTGTGGTGGAGAAGGGCCTGACCAAGGACGACCGCTTCCTGCTGGAAGGCCTGCGCAAGGTGAAGGACGGCGACAAGCTCGAATGCGAGCTGCTCGCCCCGGATTCGGTGGTCAAGCACCTGGACCTGTACGCCGAGTGA
- a CDS encoding efflux RND transporter permease subunit codes for MFKNFIQRPVFAIVISVLILFVGGLAMKQLPTAQFPEIAPTTVNIFIAYPGASADVLTKSTIIQLETAVNGVQGMRYLASDATSAGEGTIRVIFEPGTDPDEAVVRVKTRVDQVMPNLPLLVQREGVIITPVQPSMLMYVNLYGNGEDADELFLYNYAYTQLIPEIQRITGVAQAQILGSRKYAMRVWLKPDRMRAYAISAEEVMKAMEEQSLIARPGRLGQSSGINAQSLEYVLVYQGQFNKPEQYRDIIVRANEEGELIRLKDIAEVELGSEFFDIYSNLDGRPSASIMLKQTLGSNASDVIAEVKEKLREQAEFMPPGVDYKVSYDVSTFLDASIEQVLHTLRDAFILVALVVFIFLGDWRSTLIPILAVPVSLIGAFFVMQLFDLSINLITLFALVLAIGIVVDNAIVVVEAVHARMEADHFLTPYAAVKQVMGEIGGAIIAITLVMVSVFIPISFMTGPVGVFYRQFSITMAGSIIISAIVALTLTPVLCAMLMKPHHGARRRSVLDRGIDAFNRWFERLTGGYVAVLNRIVVRRLLTFGLLAGFCAAIVVSNEVLPAGFIPSEDQGTIYAIVQTPPGSTLETTNEVARELQRICEEIPEVESVSSLAGYEIMTEGRGSNAGTCLIDLKRWDERDKNVNEVMEELEERTKDIGAVIEFFEPPAVPGFGSSAGFSLRMLDKTNGTDYHEFERINNEFMDALRKRKELTGLFTFYAANFPQYEMIIDNDLAMQKGVSIGKAVENLNILIGSTYEQGFIRFGRFFKVYTQAGPEYRRYPSDLTGLFVKNEAGEMVPYSSFMRFEKRLGPNEITRYNMYNSATIRGLSVEGYTSGDAIKAIQEVARETLPRGYDIAWEGLSYDEARRGNEAVYIFIVVLIFVYLVLAAQYESFVLPLVVILSLPVGVLGSFLMLKAMGLANDVYAQIGIIMLIGLLGKNAVLIVEFAVQKQRAGATVLEAAIEGSKARFRPILMTSFAFVAGLIPLVVASGAGAIGNRTIGSSALGGMLLGTIIGVLVIPGLYYVFATLIKGRKLIGDERDEPMSEQYVRHAQEESEAKETIRTLRDRVNELLKRRKD; via the coding sequence ATGTTCAAGAACTTCATTCAGCGGCCGGTCTTCGCCATCGTCATCTCGGTACTGATCCTCTTCGTGGGCGGCCTGGCCATGAAGCAGCTGCCCACCGCACAGTTCCCGGAGATCGCGCCCACCACGGTGAACATCTTCATCGCCTACCCCGGGGCCAGCGCGGACGTGCTCACCAAGAGCACCATCATCCAGCTGGAGACGGCCGTCAACGGGGTGCAGGGCATGCGCTACCTGGCCAGCGATGCCACCAGCGCGGGCGAAGGCACCATCCGCGTGATCTTCGAACCAGGTACCGATCCCGATGAGGCCGTGGTGCGCGTGAAGACGCGGGTGGACCAGGTGATGCCCAACCTGCCCCTGCTCGTGCAGCGGGAGGGCGTGATCATCACCCCGGTGCAGCCCAGCATGCTCATGTACGTGAACCTCTACGGCAACGGGGAGGATGCGGACGAGCTGTTCCTGTACAACTACGCGTACACGCAGCTCATCCCGGAGATCCAGCGCATCACCGGTGTGGCGCAGGCGCAGATCCTGGGCAGCCGCAAGTACGCCATGCGCGTGTGGCTGAAGCCCGACCGCATGCGCGCTTACGCCATCAGCGCGGAGGAGGTGATGAAGGCCATGGAGGAGCAGAGCCTCATCGCGCGTCCGGGTCGCCTGGGCCAGAGCTCGGGCATCAATGCGCAATCGCTCGAGTATGTGCTCGTCTACCAGGGCCAGTTCAACAAGCCCGAGCAATACCGGGACATCATCGTCCGCGCCAACGAGGAAGGCGAGCTCATCCGGCTGAAGGACATCGCCGAGGTGGAGCTGGGCAGCGAGTTCTTCGACATCTACTCGAATCTCGACGGTCGTCCCTCAGCGTCGATCATGCTGAAGCAGACGCTGGGCAGCAATGCCAGCGATGTGATCGCGGAGGTGAAGGAGAAGCTCAGGGAGCAGGCCGAGTTCATGCCGCCAGGGGTGGACTACAAGGTGAGCTACGACGTGAGCACCTTCCTGGACGCGTCCATCGAACAGGTGTTGCACACCCTGCGCGATGCCTTCATCCTCGTGGCGCTCGTGGTCTTCATCTTCCTGGGCGACTGGCGCAGTACGCTGATCCCCATCCTGGCCGTCCCCGTGTCCCTGATCGGCGCCTTCTTCGTGATGCAGCTGTTCGACCTGTCGATCAACCTCATCACGCTGTTCGCGCTGGTGCTCGCCATCGGCATCGTGGTGGACAATGCCATCGTGGTGGTGGAGGCCGTGCACGCCAGGATGGAGGCGGATCATTTTCTGACACCGTACGCTGCGGTGAAGCAGGTGATGGGCGAGATCGGCGGCGCCATCATCGCGATCACGCTGGTGATGGTCTCGGTGTTCATCCCCATCTCTTTCATGACCGGACCGGTCGGCGTGTTCTACCGGCAGTTCTCCATCACCATGGCGGGGTCCATCATCATCTCGGCCATCGTGGCCCTCACGCTCACGCCGGTGCTGTGCGCCATGCTCATGAAGCCGCACCACGGCGCGCGGAGGAGGTCCGTACTTGATCGCGGCATCGATGCCTTCAACCGCTGGTTCGAGCGGCTCACCGGCGGGTATGTGGCGGTGCTGAACCGGATCGTCGTCCGCCGGCTGCTCACCTTCGGTCTGCTCGCGGGCTTCTGCGCAGCGATCGTTGTGAGCAACGAGGTGCTGCCGGCGGGTTTCATCCCGAGCGAGGACCAGGGCACCATCTACGCCATCGTGCAAACGCCGCCGGGCTCCACCTTGGAGACCACGAACGAGGTGGCGCGTGAGCTGCAGCGGATCTGCGAGGAGATCCCCGAGGTGGAGTCGGTGTCATCGCTGGCCGGGTACGAGATCATGACGGAAGGGCGCGGCTCCAATGCGGGCACCTGCCTGATCGACCTCAAGCGCTGGGACGAGCGCGACAAGAACGTCAATGAGGTGATGGAGGAGCTGGAGGAGAGGACGAAGGACATCGGCGCGGTGATCGAATTCTTCGAACCGCCCGCGGTGCCCGGCTTCGGCTCGTCCGCCGGCTTCTCGCTGCGCATGCTCGACAAGACGAACGGCACGGACTACCATGAGTTCGAGCGCATCAACAACGAATTCATGGACGCGCTGCGGAAGCGAAAGGAGCTCACCGGCCTGTTCACCTTCTATGCGGCCAACTTTCCACAGTACGAGATGATCATCGACAACGACCTGGCCATGCAGAAGGGCGTGAGCATCGGCAAGGCGGTGGAGAACCTGAACATCCTCATCGGCAGCACCTACGAGCAGGGCTTCATCCGCTTCGGCCGGTTCTTCAAGGTGTACACCCAGGCCGGTCCGGAGTACCGCCGCTACCCGTCCGACCTCACCGGGCTGTTCGTGAAGAACGAGGCGGGGGAGATGGTGCCTTACTCCTCCTTCATGCGCTTCGAGAAACGGCTTGGTCCGAACGAGATCACGCGGTACAACATGTACAACTCGGCCACCATCAGAGGGCTTTCGGTGGAAGGGTACACCAGTGGCGATGCGATCAAGGCGATCCAGGAGGTGGCCCGGGAGACGCTGCCCCGGGGCTACGACATTGCGTGGGAGGGCCTGTCCTATGACGAGGCCCGGCGGGGCAACGAGGCCGTGTACATCTTCATCGTGGTGCTCATCTTCGTGTACCTCGTGCTTGCAGCGCAGTATGAGAGCTTCGTGCTGCCCCTGGTGGTGATCCTCTCCCTGCCGGTCGGCGTGCTCGGATCCTTCCTGATGCTGAAGGCGATGGGCCTGGCGAACGACGTGTACGCGCAGATCGGCATCATCATGCTGATCGGTCTGCTGGGCAAGAACGCGGTGCTGATCGTGGAGTTCGCGGTGCAGAAGCAACGCGCGGGGGCCACCGTGCTGGAGGCCGCCATCGAAGGCTCCAAGGCGCGTTTCCGGCCCATCCTGATGACCTCGTTCGCCTTCGTCGCGGGGCTGATCCCGCTCGTGGTGGCCAGCGGGGCCGGGGCCATCGGCAACCGCACCATCGGGTCATCGGCGCTTGGTGGCATGCTGTTGGGCACCATCATCGGCGTGCTGGTGATCCCAGGTCTCTACTATGTGTTCGCCACGCTGATCAAGGGCCGCAAGCTCATCGGCGACGAACGCGATGAGCCGATGTCCGAGCAGTACGTGCGTCACGCGCAGGAGGAGAGCGAGGCCAAGGAGACCATCCGCACGCTGCGGGACCGGGTGAACGAACTGTTGAAACGCAGGAAGGACTGA
- a CDS encoding TolC family protein — translation MQRPIHSLLASGLFLMLASTSCVPALKVRDVRKNTPATYAGSADTTNSGSLPRGLLFADPDLRALIDTALANNQELNILLQEVEVLRNEARARKGEYLPFVGLGLGAEVEKVGEFTRNGAVEHNLDVKEGRHFPEPLPNYGAGLRASWELDVWKRLRNARKAATLRYLGGMEGRNFMVTNLVAEIANSYYELLALDNQLEILQANIAIQQDALEVVRLEKQAAKVTELAVRRFEAEVLKNRSALFDVQQRITETENRINFLVGRYPRPVQRRRDAFAGLSPATLQSGLPSQLLTNRPDIRQAELELEAAKLDVKAARASFYPSVGIRAGVGFNAFDPMLLLESPASLMYGLAGDLVTPLVNRNAIKAQYASASARQLQAVNAYERTLLNAYVEVANQLSNIRNLQGSYDLRRQQVDALSSSITISNNLFRSARADYMEVLLTQREALESKVELVETRRRQMNAMVDMYRALGGGWR, via the coding sequence ATGCAACGACCGATCCATTCCCTGCTCGCATCGGGCCTGTTCCTGATGCTTGCGAGCACCTCCTGTGTGCCGGCCCTGAAGGTGCGGGACGTCCGGAAGAACACGCCGGCCACCTACGCGGGAAGTGCCGACACGACGAACAGCGGGTCCCTGCCGAGGGGGCTCCTCTTTGCCGATCCGGACCTGCGGGCGCTGATCGACACGGCTCTGGCGAACAACCAGGAGCTGAACATCCTGTTGCAGGAGGTGGAGGTGCTGCGCAACGAAGCGCGGGCGCGCAAGGGGGAGTATCTGCCCTTCGTGGGCCTCGGGTTGGGCGCCGAGGTCGAGAAGGTCGGCGAATTCACCCGCAACGGCGCCGTGGAGCACAACCTCGACGTGAAGGAGGGAAGGCACTTCCCGGAGCCACTGCCCAACTACGGGGCCGGCCTGCGCGCCAGCTGGGAGCTGGATGTGTGGAAGCGACTGCGCAATGCCCGGAAGGCGGCCACGCTGCGCTACCTCGGCGGGATGGAGGGCCGGAACTTCATGGTGACCAACCTGGTGGCGGAGATCGCGAACAGCTACTATGAGCTTCTCGCCCTGGACAACCAGCTGGAGATCCTGCAGGCCAACATCGCCATCCAGCAGGATGCCTTGGAGGTGGTGAGGCTGGAGAAGCAGGCGGCGAAGGTGACCGAGCTGGCGGTGCGGCGCTTCGAGGCCGAAGTGCTCAAGAACCGGAGCGCGCTGTTCGATGTGCAGCAGCGCATCACGGAGACGGAGAACCGGATCAACTTCCTGGTGGGACGCTATCCGAGGCCGGTGCAACGCCGGAGGGACGCGTTCGCCGGGCTTTCCCCGGCGACCCTGCAGAGTGGGCTTCCGTCGCAGTTGCTCACCAACCGACCGGACATCCGGCAGGCCGAACTGGAGCTGGAGGCGGCGAAGCTGGATGTGAAGGCGGCACGGGCGAGCTTCTACCCGTCCGTGGGGATCCGTGCGGGTGTGGGCTTCAACGCCTTCGACCCGATGCTGCTGCTGGAGTCGCCCGCTTCGCTGATGTACGGCCTTGCCGGCGATCTGGTGACACCCCTGGTGAACCGCAACGCCATCAAGGCGCAGTATGCGAGCGCCAGCGCCCGTCAGTTGCAGGCCGTCAACGCCTACGAGCGCACCCTGCTGAACGCCTATGTCGAAGTGGCGAACCAGCTGTCGAACATCAGGAACCTGCAGGGCAGCTACGACCTTCGCCGGCAGCAGGTGGATGCCCTCAGCAGCTCCATCACGATCTCGAACAACCTGTTCCGCTCGGCCCGGGCCGACTACATGGAGGTGCTGCTCACCCAACGTGAGGCCCTGGAGTCGAAGGTGGAGCTGGTGGAGACGCGCAGGCGGCAGATGAACGCGATGGTGGACATGTACCGCGCGCTGGGCGGGGGGTGGCGGTAG
- a CDS encoding NAD(P)-dependent alcohol dehydrogenase, with protein MKAALATAYGGPDVIRIAEVPNPSPKKNEVLIRIHASAVNAADWRLRSANPWFVRLVFGPFKPRRAILGVVFAGEVAEAGVAVSKYKKGDRLFGWTSIMGLGGHAEFIALKENGAFAPMPDGMSYTDAAAIPFGFGTARHFLHKARVGKGQSVLIYGASGAVGSAAVQLARAMGADVTGVCSTRNVELVRSLGAVEVLDYTKDDLLAHRDRYDVVFETVGKLPFKDSLKLVKPQGTIITGSEMPGQMLKRAFSGKGGKQVTVIGGTAAESAADMQLLADLWQREEIHPVIDSTFPLERIREAHALAESGRKVGNVVITLP; from the coding sequence ATGAAAGCCGCCCTCGCCACCGCCTACGGAGGTCCCGATGTGATCCGCATTGCCGAGGTTCCCAACCCGTCGCCGAAGAAGAACGAAGTGCTCATCCGCATCCATGCCTCGGCGGTGAACGCAGCGGATTGGCGGTTGCGCAGCGCCAACCCGTGGTTCGTGCGGCTGGTCTTCGGGCCATTCAAACCTCGCCGGGCAATCCTGGGCGTGGTGTTCGCCGGTGAAGTGGCGGAAGCTGGTGTTGCGGTGAGCAAGTACAAGAAGGGCGACCGTCTCTTCGGCTGGACGAGCATCATGGGACTGGGCGGCCATGCCGAGTTCATCGCGCTGAAGGAGAACGGCGCCTTCGCCCCCATGCCCGACGGCATGTCCTACACCGATGCCGCTGCCATCCCCTTCGGTTTCGGCACGGCACGGCACTTCCTGCACAAGGCCAGGGTGGGCAAAGGGCAAAGCGTGCTCATCTACGGTGCCTCGGGCGCGGTGGGCAGCGCGGCCGTGCAGCTGGCCCGGGCCATGGGTGCGGATGTGACCGGCGTGTGCAGCACCCGCAACGTGGAGCTGGTGCGCTCGCTCGGCGCCGTCGAAGTGCTGGACTACACCAAGGATGACCTCCTCGCCCACCGCGATCGCTACGATGTGGTCTTCGAAACGGTGGGCAAGCTGCCGTTCAAGGACAGCCTGAAGTTGGTGAAGCCGCAAGGCACCATCATCACCGGGTCCGAAATGCCCGGACAGATGCTGAAGCGTGCGTTCAGCGGCAAGGGCGGCAAGCAGGTGACCGTGATCGGTGGCACGGCGGCAGAGAGCGCAGCCGACATGCAGCTGCTCGCGGACCTCTGGCAGCGCGAGGAGATCCATCCGGTGATCGACAGCACCTTCCCACTGGAGCGGATCCGTGAGGCGCACGCGTTGGCGGAGAGCGGACGGAAAGTGGGGAACGTGGTGATCACGCTCCCCTGA